Below is a window of Mucilaginibacter sp. PAMC 26640 DNA.
GCTCCGTAGGTTCTTCCGGATTAAATATGGTGCATGCTATAGATGAGCCTCGTTATTAAGAACTTAAAAATACTTGGGCTTGTCTTTGGTCCAGAAAGATAAATTTAGAACATCGGGTGATATAAGGGGTGTTGGAAATCCATATTGTTGTACACTCTCTAATGGTTCATTAACAGTGAGTTAAAATAATTCCACCAATCGTTCCAGTGCCATTCCTCTCGAGCCTTTTATCAATACAGTAGCGTTCGTGATCGGATTCATCTTTAATCCTGCCATGGCATCTTCTGCGGTTAAATAAAAAGTGGCGCTACTCATATCTGCCGCTATTTCAGTTTGCTGGCCGGAGAAATCTTTACCAATAAAGATCCTTTCGGTTACCTCTGCATCCATGGCCTTTCTCATCACCGAAACATGTTCAGCAGCAGATTCTTCTCCCATCTCAAACATATCCCCTAATATCAAAACCTTTTTACCTGCCTGCATTTTATCCATATTATCTATCGCTACGAACATACTGCTGGGGTTGGCGTTGTAGAAATCACAAATAAGAGTATTACTATTGGTCCGCATAATTTGCGAGCGGTTATTTTTAGGTTCGTAACCGGCAATGCCATCACAAATCTCTTCAGGTGCCAGTCCGAATGTTGACCCGATACAAACCGCTGCCAAAATATTATCCAGGTTGTAAGCACCCGTTAAGTGTGTGGGCACTGTAAAGGTCTTCGTCTCTAAATTGTCGGTCCATTCAATCATCAAAAGCGGCGAACTATCCAGCAGTTTGCCACTAACCAGGTTACCCGGGTGCTCGTTTTTACCGTAGTAAATTGCATTGGTCAGGTTACGTTGCTCCTGCATGCTAACCAAAGCAGGGTCATCGCTATTAATGAATGCCACCCCCTCGTTATGTTCAAGACCTCCCCCTGTAGCGCGCTGGGGGGTAACCAGGTAATCATACATTTCTCCCTTACCTTTCTTAACACCTTCCACACCGCCAAAGCCTTCCAGGTGTGCCTTGCCTACATTGGTGATCAAGCCATGGGTGGGCTGGGCAATACTGCACAAAAGCGCTATCTCTTGCTGATGGTTGGCGCCCATTTCAATCACCGCCATTTCGTGTTCGTTTGTTATTTTTAATAGTGTTAAAGGCACGCCAATGTGATTGTTTAAGTTCCCTTCGGTAGCAAGCGTTTTAAAACGCTGCGACAGTACCGCGTTGATCAACTCTTTGGTGGTGGTTTTGCCATTAGTACCGGTAAGGCCAATCACCGGGATATTTAACTGGCTGCGGTGATGGGCCGCTAACTTTTGCAAGGCAATCAGGCTATCTTCAACTAATAAATACTGTTCGCCCAATGCAAACGCTGAGTTGTCTACCACGGCATATGCGGCACCAGCTTCAATCGCTTTTTGTGCGAAAGTGTTGGCATCGAATTTATCGCCTTTGAGGGCAAAGAACAGGCTGCCGGGTGCTATTTTGCGGGTATCGGTGCTGATAACAGAATGCTGCAGATACAGGTCGTAGATTTCTTCAATGGTGTACATATGATATAGTATTAATCCCAGATGGCCGGGCGATCAATGTTTAGTGTTCTTAAATAGGTGAGGATATTGCCGGCGTGGATGCTCTCGTGATAAGCAATGCGCAGTAGATAGTCGCCCAGTTTGCGGCGCTGGTTTAAGTCTGCCCGGATAATTTCAATTTCAGAAAGCTGGGGCGTTGTGTAGGTGCGGATATCAGCCAAAAAACTTTCGTGAAATCCTTGGGCAAATGCAATTTCGTCTGCAATGGTAGTATAAGGGCGCTCATCCCAGGGTGTTATAAAATCTCCGCCTTCCCAACCCCTGTTTTTGATGATCAGATTATAGATATAGGGGCTTTGAAGCACATGGCGAATCATCTCTATCATCGACATGGCCTCCTCATCAGGTTTCCACCCGGCCACTTCGTCAGGGATGCCTTTCCACAAAATCAGGCTTCGGCGCCTTACCTCCTCCATGTTCAGTATCAGCAGTTCTATCGGGTTCATTGCGCTGTTGTTTTTTTATTCATCCACGAAACTACTGCCCTGATCTCCCCGTAGGTGTAATCTTCGCCCAGCACTTCTTTTAAAGGTGCCAGTCGTTCATTACCATAGCTTGCAATGGCATCTTTTATAGCGGGGATCTTATCTTCCTTAACAAGGGCAAGCACATCCAGTTCTCCGGTTTGTACAAAATTTCCTAAATGATTTTCAATCGTGATGGGACTAAGACCGCGTTCCTTTGCAATTTCTGCGATGGTACGCCCCTGCCTAAATAAAGCCAGGGTAGTTTTTGCTGTTTCCGGCACCTTATCCGTGCGGGGTTTCCTTTCGCGTTTGACCGATTTTTGACCCATGCGCGATTCCAGACCTTTGGCCTTGCAATAATCAGTAACAATATCTAAGAATTCCCGGCCATAACGCGCCAGTTTGATGTCACCAAAACCCGAGATCAGCCTAAGCTCATCCAGTTTTTGCGGCAGGTAGGTGGCTATTTCCAGTAGGGTGGGATCAGATAAAATAATGTACGCCGGCAGGTTTTCCATAATGGAGACCTCCTGTCGCCGTTGGTGAAGGTTGCTGAGCAATTCTGCCTCAAAATCAAGCGTTTCTGCTTGCCTTTCATCCGTTGTTTGTGAAGAGATCAGGGCTACTGTTTCCAGTCCTTTTAAAACCGGTTCAGCTTTTGGTGTAAGCTTTAAAGTAGCGTAGCCATCATCCGTAAGCCGGAAGTAACCCATCGCAATCAATTCGCGCACGTAACGCTGCCAGTCGGCTTTGGCAATATCTGCACCAGCCCCATAGGTTTTTAACTGCTTATGTTCCTCGCGGATCTTCTCGCTGCGCGATCCCCTTAAAAAATCAACTACATAGTTGGCGCCGAAGCGCTCTTTCAATCTTGCCACTGCCGAAAAGGCTTTCTGCGCGATCAGCGTACCATCAAATTTTACAAATTCGCTGAGGCAAAAATCGCAGGAGCCGCAGTTGTCCGGGAAAGCCTCATCAAAATATTGCATCAGGTATTGGCGGCGGCATGCATGCAACTGGCAATAATCAACCATATCGTCCAGCTTTTTCAGCATAATTGCGCTTTGCTCCGGGTTATTCTCCACTTGCGCAAAACCTTTCAGTTTCATAGCGTCACCGGGAGAATAAAGCAGCAAGGCATCAGAAGCCAAACCATCCCTGCCAGCACGACCGGTTTCCTGGTAGTAGCCCTCAATATTTTTGGGCAGGTCTACGTGCACTACCCAGCGCACGTTTGATTTATTGATACCCATCCCAAAAGCAATGGTAGCTACAATGATCTTTACATCATCCCGCAAAAATGCTTCCTGGTTTTTGGCTTTAGTTTCGTTTGTTAACCCGGCATGATATGCTTCGGCAGCAAAACCGGCATGCTTCAGATCATCGGCCAATGATTCTGTTGATTTGCGCGACAGGCAGTAGATAATGCCCGATTGGTCCTTGCGCTGGTCCAAGAAATTAATGAGCTGGTTAAAGCTATTCTTTTTTGGGTTTACGCGGTAAGTAATATTAGCACGGTTAAATGAGGATACAAATACTTTGGGTTGGTGCAGGTTGAGCTTATTAAGGATGTCCTTTTGTGTAAGCTTATCAGCAGTAGCCGTTAAGGCAATTACCGGTACACCCGGAAACTGTTTTTTCAACCCCGCCAGCATGAGATATTCCGGCCGGAAATCATGCCCCCATTGCGAGATACAATGCGCTTCGTCGATAGCTATCTGCACTACGTGCAATGTTTTCAGAAAAACCATTAGGCGGTCGTCTTTGCCGAAGAGTCGCTCCGGGGCCACATAAAGTAAGCGGAGCTCGTTATTTTTTAAATGGATGGCGATGTCTTTCTGCTCCTCGGGCGATTGGCTGGAGTTTAAAAATGCTGCAGGGATGCCACTCAGATTCAGGCTG
It encodes the following:
- a CDS encoding UDP-N-acetylmuramoyl-tripeptide--D-alanyl-D-alanine ligase, whose translation is MYTIEEIYDLYLQHSVISTDTRKIAPGSLFFALKGDKFDANTFAQKAIEAGAAYAVVDNSAFALGEQYLLVEDSLIALQKLAAHHRSQLNIPVIGLTGTNGKTTTKELINAVLSQRFKTLATEGNLNNHIGVPLTLLKITNEHEMAVIEMGANHQQEIALLCSIAQPTHGLITNVGKAHLEGFGGVEGVKKGKGEMYDYLVTPQRATGGGLEHNEGVAFINSDDPALVSMQEQRNLTNAIYYGKNEHPGNLVSGKLLDSSPLLMIEWTDNLETKTFTVPTHLTGAYNLDNILAAVCIGSTFGLAPEEICDGIAGYEPKNNRSQIMRTNSNTLICDFYNANPSSMFVAIDNMDKMQAGKKVLILGDMFEMGEESAAEHVSVMRKAMDAEVTERIFIGKDFSGQQTEIAADMSSATFYLTAEDAMAGLKMNPITNATVLIKGSRGMALERLVELF
- a CDS encoding ATP-dependent DNA helicase RecQ (functions in blocking illegitimate recombination, enhancing topoisomerase activity, initiating SOS signaling and clearing blocked replication forks; component of the RecF recombinational pathway), giving the protein MTPLEALQKYFGYSKFRHSQEAIIQHVLNKQDVMVLMPTGGGKSLCYQLPAVLLNGLTIVISPLIALMKDQVDSLNLSGIPAAFLNSSQSPEEQKDIAIHLKNNELRLLYVAPERLFGKDDRLMVFLKTLHVVQIAIDEAHCISQWGHDFRPEYLMLAGLKKQFPGVPVIALTATADKLTQKDILNKLNLHQPKVFVSSFNRANITYRVNPKKNSFNQLINFLDQRKDQSGIIYCLSRKSTESLADDLKHAGFAAEAYHAGLTNETKAKNQEAFLRDDVKIIVATIAFGMGINKSNVRWVVHVDLPKNIEGYYQETGRAGRDGLASDALLLYSPGDAMKLKGFAQVENNPEQSAIMLKKLDDMVDYCQLHACRRQYLMQYFDEAFPDNCGSCDFCLSEFVKFDGTLIAQKAFSAVARLKERFGANYVVDFLRGSRSEKIREEHKQLKTYGAGADIAKADWQRYVRELIAMGYFRLTDDGYATLKLTPKAEPVLKGLETVALISSQTTDERQAETLDFEAELLSNLHQRRQEVSIMENLPAYIILSDPTLLEIATYLPQKLDELRLISGFGDIKLARYGREFLDIVTDYCKAKGLESRMGQKSVKRERKPRTDKVPETAKTTLALFRQGRTIAEIAKERGLSPITIENHLGNFVQTGELDVLALVKEDKIPAIKDAIASYGNERLAPLKEVLGEDYTYGEIRAVVSWMNKKTTAQ